The Rhodopirellula islandica sequence TGCGACCAACGTCCGAGTCCATGCGAGTGATCATCGCGGCTTGGCCCTTGTCTTGGTCGCTCCAGTCTCTGTCGGCGTAGATGCCGAGGTCAGGGACTTCTTGTCCGTTGCCGGTCATCCCCGTTGCTTCGTTGTTCGCATGCGGGATCGTGAGCGACAGGTACAGGAAGAACGGTTCTTGTGCTTTTTCACGAATGAAACCCATCGCTTCATTCGCGATCAGGTCGTGGGAGTAATCGACTCGTTTGGTCGCCCGTCCGCCGGTGAATCCACCGTAGGATCGGTCACGTCGCTGGACCTCGTTTCGCAAAGCGACTTTGGATTCATTTCGCCAGAGGAACTCGGGGTAGTAGTTGTGTGCGTGGACTTGGTTCAAGTAGCCGTAGAAGTGATCGAAACCTTGTTTGCGTGGCAAGCCTTGGCGACCACCCAGGGCTTCATCGCCAAGTCCCCATTTTCCGCACAGGGCGGTGGAGTAGCCGGCGGACTGGAGCACTTCCGCCACGGTCACGTCCTCGTCGCGGAGCGATTGCTTGGACATGTCCGATCCGCCCGCGTTGCCGCGAACGTGGGTGTGTCCCATGTGCATTCCGGTCATCAGGACGCTGCGTGAAGGTGCACAGACGGTGTTGCCGGCATAGAAGTCCGTGAACCGCATGCCTTCGGCTGCCATCTGATCCAGGCGAGGCGTTTGGATCAGTTCTTGGCCGTAGCAACCCAGGTCACCGTAGCCGAGATCATCGGCCAGAATGAAAACAATGTTGGGCCGTTTGGCGTCCGCCGAGGAACTGGACGGCGATGTCGCCAAACCAAGCAGGAAGAGCGACGTTAGAACAGCGAAGGAAGGTCGAAGGACAGAAGCCAGTCGCATGAAGGTTTCTCGGGCGAGGTGGGGATGTTGGGGGCAGCGATCCTGAAGATCAGCCGCTCGCATTCTAGTCGCCCACGCAGAGCCAGTGAGAGCGATCTGCGCCGACGACTTTTGAAAACACACCGATTTTGGCGGCAGGGACCGCCCGAATTCAGCGGTTCCGATTCAGCGATCTCTTGCCGCGGGGGCCGGGTATTTCTCCAAGACGATCGAC is a genomic window containing:
- a CDS encoding arylsulfatase codes for the protein MRLASVLRPSFAVLTSLFLLGLATSPSSSSADAKRPNIVFILADDLGYGDLGCYGQELIQTPRLDQMAAEGMRFTDFYAGNTVCAPSRSVLMTGMHMGHTHVRGNAGGSDMSKQSLRDEDVTVAEVLQSAGYSTALCGKWGLGDEALGGRQGLPRKQGFDHFYGYLNQVHAHNYYPEFLWRNESKVALRNEVQRRDRSYGGFTGGRATKRVDYSHDLIANEAMGFIREKAQEPFFLYLSLTIPHANNEATGMTGNGQEVPDLGIYADRDWSDQDKGQAAMITRMDSDVGRILDLLQELQIDEQTVVMFSSDNGPHNEGGHDPKRFGPSGPLRGMKRALTEGGIRVPLIVRWPGTTPPGTVSDHVGYFGDLMATTAELAGTDFPEDTDSISFAPTIVGQPEAQQPHEYLYWEFYEQGGRQAVRRGNWKAIRQPWMTGPTQLFDLKADIGESTNLASDHPEIVKQLETLMDEAHVPHPNWQVSGKAPKR